In a single window of the Carassius carassius chromosome 26, fCarCar2.1, whole genome shotgun sequence genome:
- the LOC132105385 gene encoding EF-hand calcium-binding domain-containing protein 4B-like has translation MSSPFESRLLTALHPDLLKTVEASYTGIMSETGQDRSTQVISSGSKQDENQEKSSKSLNKEAGGGHIAMLDKIEDFFQICDSEEMGFITRTDMTRLHKKLPLTTEELENVFDSLDLDNNGYLTLEEFSSGFSDFLHGRRVSMSEELMSTSSQIVPEALDQSSGNEQMSENKNDEERHFSMLMESLGAGNVFEELPKLGSRPVGSAQER, from the exons ATGTCCAGCCCGTTTGAGTCACGTCTCTTGACTGCACTGCATCCTGACCTCTTAAAGACAGTCGAGGCAAGTTATACCGGAATCATGTCAGAGACTGGACAGGATAGATCTACACAGGTCATAAGCAGTGGCTCAAAGCAGGATGAGAATCAGGAAAAGTCAAGCAAAAGTTTGAATAAGGAGGCAGGAGGGGGACACATTGCTATGTTGGACAAAATAGAGGACTTTTTCCAGATCTGTGACAGTGAGGAAATGGGCTTCATCACACGTACGGATATGACG AGGCTCCACAAAAAATTGCCCCTCACTACTGAGGAACTGGAGAATGTCTTTGACTCACTAGATCTTGACAATAACGGATACCTGACGCTAGAAGagttttcttctggattta GTGACTTTCTTCATGGACGGAGAGTCTCTATGTCAGAGGAACTAATGTCTACATCGTCTCAAATAGTTCCAGAAGCTCTTGATCAGAGTTCCGGGAATGAACAGATGTCAGAGAACAAGAATGACGAAGAGAGACATTTCAGCATGTTGATGGAGAGCTTGGGTGCTGGCAATGTATTTGAAGAGTTA CCCAAATTAGGTTCGCGACCTGTGGGCTCAGCTCAGGAAAGATGA